The Aquiluna sp. KACHI24 genome contains a region encoding:
- a CDS encoding glutamyl-tRNA reductase, with amino-acid sequence MALAFIGTDFHDTPLADLERLERRADQIRDRLIAPDSPLSGAVVLATCNRFEVYFETEAFHGGLDFAIAQVAAELHVAPDTASSLLKVLYGPSLVQHLYAVASGLESMIVGEAEISGQVKRALTHSRSVGQTTSSLERLFQTASAVSKQVSSQTGIGASGRSIVSTALELAQQKIGNLLGKRALIIGTGAYARVVSAALKNLGLANISVFSRSGRARQFALSHELTPVTNEQLDLEMARADLVVSASGSRGFAVDLDLAQRVRLLREGNGLLFIDVSLSRDVAPEVELVPGFEIIDLETLRLKAPAEHIDAVISAQEIVREAVTEFENEQKSRAADPVIAALRAHVGLWVEQEVEAVRRKSGPEAAKDVERSLHRVTNAILHTPSVKVKDLAKDGNHDDYLNAVKLLFGLELENDERA; translated from the coding sequence GTGGCACTTGCGTTTATTGGAACCGACTTCCACGACACCCCACTGGCCGATTTAGAGCGGCTGGAGCGACGGGCCGATCAGATTCGCGATCGTTTGATTGCGCCAGATTCGCCACTGTCCGGGGCGGTCGTGCTAGCCACCTGCAACCGCTTCGAGGTTTATTTCGAGACCGAGGCGTTTCACGGCGGGCTGGATTTTGCCATTGCCCAGGTGGCAGCTGAATTGCACGTGGCCCCCGACACTGCCAGTTCGCTCCTGAAGGTCCTCTATGGTCCGAGCCTGGTTCAACACCTCTACGCGGTCGCATCCGGTCTTGAATCGATGATCGTAGGTGAGGCCGAAATTAGTGGTCAGGTCAAGCGCGCTCTCACCCACAGCCGCAGCGTCGGCCAAACCACCAGCTCATTGGAGCGACTTTTTCAGACTGCATCGGCGGTTTCAAAACAGGTTAGCTCCCAGACTGGCATCGGGGCCTCGGGTCGCTCGATTGTTTCCACCGCGCTCGAGCTTGCCCAGCAGAAGATCGGCAACCTTCTTGGCAAACGGGCACTAATCATCGGCACTGGTGCCTATGCCCGCGTGGTTTCAGCGGCGTTGAAGAACCTGGGCCTTGCAAACATCTCGGTGTTTTCTCGCTCGGGTCGAGCCCGACAGTTTGCCCTCTCGCATGAGCTGACCCCCGTCACAAACGAGCAGCTTGATCTTGAGATGGCTCGGGCCGACCTGGTCGTTAGCGCCAGTGGGTCTCGTGGTTTCGCGGTTGATTTAGACCTCGCTCAGCGGGTCAGGTTGCTGCGCGAGGGTAACGGACTACTTTTCATCGACGTTTCGCTCTCTCGGGATGTCGCACCCGAGGTTGAGCTGGTGCCGGGGTTTGAAATCATCGATCTTGAGACCCTTCGGCTAAAGGCTCCGGCGGAGCACATAGATGCCGTGATTTCGGCTCAAGAAATCGTGCGCGAGGCGGTGACAGAGTTTGAAAATGAGCAAAAGTCTCGCGCCGCTGACCCTGTAATTGCCGCCCTGCGGGCTCATGTCGGGCTCTGGGTGGAGCAAGAGGTTGAGGCTGTGCGGAGAAAGTCCGGCCCCGAGGCCGCCAAGGATGTCGAGCGCTCGCTGCATCGGGTCACCAATGCGATTCTTCACACTCCTTCGGTGAAGGTAAAAGACCTCGCCAAGGACGGTAATCACGATGACTACCTAAACGCGGTGAAGCTGCTGTTTGGTTTGGAGTTGGAAAACGATGAACGCGCTTAG
- the hemE gene encoding uroporphyrinogen decarboxylase gives MLDLTHPLNDGRTASSLLVRSLRGERTNPLPVWFMRQAGRSLPEYRKIREGTTMLESCLNPDLVVEITLQPVRRHKVDAAIFFSDIVIPLKLAGVEVEIEPGIGPVVANPVRSLEQLSRLSLIPSTALSPIVESVRRLTKALGSTPLIGFGGAPFTLASYLIEGGPSRDLPHSRELMRTQPEVWAEILNWCADVTAQFIRAQVEAGASALQVFDSWAGKLSREEYLEFAKPHSERLFEQLADLVDSRGQAVPRIHFGVGTGAILRDMFECGATAMGVDAATSLDEAAFALPGVPLQGNVDSTLLGDWQALTKNLDEVLESGRLAPGHVVNLGHGVPKDTDPELLTKLVARIHDLTK, from the coding sequence GTGCTTGATCTAACCCACCCGCTGAATGATGGCCGCACTGCCAGCTCGCTTCTGGTGCGTTCGCTGCGAGGCGAGCGAACCAATCCGCTGCCAGTTTGGTTCATGAGGCAGGCGGGCAGGTCGCTCCCGGAGTACCGCAAAATCCGGGAGGGCACAACCATGCTCGAAAGCTGCCTGAATCCGGATCTTGTAGTGGAGATCACCCTTCAGCCAGTTCGACGCCACAAAGTTGATGCGGCGATTTTTTTCTCCGATATCGTCATCCCCCTGAAGCTGGCAGGCGTTGAAGTCGAGATCGAACCGGGTATTGGCCCGGTAGTTGCCAACCCAGTTCGATCCCTCGAGCAGCTGAGCAGGCTCAGTTTGATTCCGAGTACGGCACTGAGCCCGATTGTGGAATCGGTTCGTCGCCTCACAAAAGCGCTGGGCAGCACCCCTCTGATTGGCTTTGGCGGTGCGCCCTTCACCCTGGCCTCCTATCTAATCGAGGGAGGCCCTTCCAGAGACCTGCCGCATTCGCGAGAACTAATGCGAACTCAGCCCGAAGTTTGGGCGGAGATTTTGAACTGGTGTGCCGATGTCACCGCCCAGTTCATTAGGGCTCAAGTCGAGGCCGGGGCAAGTGCGCTTCAGGTCTTTGACTCGTGGGCGGGGAAGCTTTCTCGCGAGGAATATCTCGAATTCGCCAAGCCCCACAGCGAGCGGCTGTTTGAACAGCTCGCCGATTTAGTCGACTCCCGCGGGCAAGCGGTGCCCCGGATCCACTTCGGAGTTGGCACCGGAGCAATCCTGCGTGACATGTTTGAATGCGGTGCAACGGCCATGGGTGTTGACGCCGCAACTTCGTTGGATGAGGCCGCTTTCGCACTTCCAGGGGTGCCACTTCAGGGAAACGTAGACTCCACGCTGTTGGGTGATTGGCAGGCGCTAACCAAAAACCTGGACGAGGTCTTAGAAAGTGGTCGTCTGGCTCCCGGTCACGTGGTGAACCTGGGCCATGGCGTGCCGAAAGATACCGACCCGGAGCTGCTCACCAAGCTGGTTGCGCGAATCCACGACCTCACCAAATGA
- a CDS encoding FAD-dependent oxidoreductase — protein MSKVRAVIGAGIAGLLAAQRGLERGEEIVVFGANPGGLIDQIELGSGSFDCGAEAFSTVGPQVLTLLSELGLDALVVYPEPNSANIISEVGRYRIPQGILGLPADLNDSELSSIFSPQEIELAKTLDSAPFAEFDSVSDLVRARLGESFLQRLVNPVLSGVHGSTADQLSAELTYGSLLASARELGSLTAAVAKSKQASTRPGASVASLAGGMGTLITELLKKLSASGVSFVDADVDWAKPVQGGFALSARGAEHRVAALSLCAGAGFIAKRLQGFVKLSQLAASVRAVDVAIVLSLAHSSALNEFPLGPGALITEAAGFKAKATTHANAKWAWLQSELGADRHLIRLSFGRNGLLPQGDLVELARAEISAIYGISDLRILDAKSIVWQQGLVQADPELTREILSQLHEIDADLELAGGFISGNGILGIVRDHMKRRAA, from the coding sequence ATGAGCAAAGTTCGCGCAGTAATCGGAGCTGGGATTGCCGGCCTGCTGGCTGCCCAGCGCGGGCTTGAGCGCGGTGAAGAGATCGTTGTTTTCGGTGCTAATCCCGGTGGCCTAATTGACCAGATTGAACTTGGCAGCGGCAGCTTTGACTGTGGCGCCGAAGCGTTTTCGACGGTTGGACCACAGGTGCTTACCCTGCTGAGCGAGCTGGGGCTTGACGCACTGGTGGTCTACCCAGAACCTAACTCTGCAAACATCATTTCGGAAGTGGGGCGCTATCGGATCCCTCAGGGCATCCTCGGGTTGCCCGCGGACCTAAACGATTCAGAGCTCAGCTCCATATTTAGCCCGCAGGAAATTGAACTTGCCAAAACACTCGACTCGGCGCCCTTTGCAGAATTTGATTCGGTTTCCGATTTGGTGCGGGCACGACTTGGCGAGAGCTTCCTGCAGCGACTGGTGAATCCGGTGCTCTCCGGGGTTCACGGCTCCACTGCCGATCAACTCTCTGCAGAACTTACCTACGGGTCACTGCTGGCTAGCGCCAGGGAACTGGGCTCGCTTACTGCGGCGGTTGCAAAATCAAAGCAGGCGAGCACTCGACCCGGTGCATCGGTGGCCAGCCTTGCGGGTGGCATGGGAACCCTAATCACTGAGCTTTTAAAAAAGCTGAGCGCTAGTGGAGTCAGCTTTGTCGACGCCGATGTGGATTGGGCAAAGCCAGTGCAGGGCGGGTTTGCACTCAGCGCTCGCGGAGCCGAGCACCGGGTAGCGGCATTGAGTCTTTGTGCCGGAGCCGGTTTTATTGCCAAGCGGCTTCAGGGCTTCGTAAAACTCAGTCAGCTTGCCGCCTCGGTTAGGGCGGTTGATGTTGCAATCGTGCTCTCGCTGGCACACTCAAGCGCACTCAACGAATTCCCGCTCGGGCCGGGAGCCTTGATCACGGAGGCAGCAGGCTTCAAGGCCAAGGCCACCACCCACGCCAACGCTAAGTGGGCTTGGTTGCAATCCGAGCTCGGCGCAGACCGACACCTAATCCGACTGAGCTTTGGCCGCAATGGCCTGCTGCCACAGGGTGATTTGGTTGAGCTGGCAAGGGCCGAAATCTCAGCCATTTACGGCATCTCTGACCTGCGCATCTTGGATGCCAAGAGCATTGTTTGGCAGCAGGGTCTGGTGCAGGCCGACCCTGAGCTCACTCGAGAGATCCTCAGTCAGCTGCATGAAATTGATGCCGACCTAGAGCTTGCCGGCGGCTTTATCAGCGGCAATGGAATTTTGGGAATTGTTCGAGATCACATGAAACGGAGAGCGGCATGA
- the hemQ gene encoding hydrogen peroxide-dependent heme synthase translates to MSEKIDAINDSIRYTNWTALRQESKVSDPERAQRDLVDLKARIEATGGELRGAYDLRGFRGDADLLLWVHANSAEEIQLALREFSRTALGECFRSIWSGMGLHRPAEFNRSHVPGFMLGAKAKQWLCIYPFVRSYEWYLLPEEERRAMLIEHGKAGHKYGGIVSNTVASFALGDYEWLLALESDELHEIVDMMRELRYTKARLHVRVEVPFFTGKQIELTQIGEIYA, encoded by the coding sequence ATGAGCGAGAAAATCGACGCCATCAATGACAGCATTCGCTACACGAACTGGACTGCGTTAAGGCAAGAATCAAAAGTCTCAGATCCCGAGCGGGCCCAGAGAGATCTAGTCGACCTGAAGGCGAGAATAGAGGCCACTGGCGGAGAGTTACGCGGGGCATATGACCTTCGGGGTTTTCGCGGTGATGCCGACTTGCTGCTTTGGGTCCACGCCAACAGCGCGGAAGAGATTCAGCTGGCACTTCGTGAGTTTTCTCGCACGGCACTGGGTGAATGCTTCCGCAGCATCTGGTCCGGAATGGGATTGCACCGACCTGCTGAGTTCAATCGCTCTCACGTGCCGGGATTTATGCTTGGGGCCAAAGCAAAGCAGTGGCTCTGCATCTACCCCTTTGTGCGCTCCTACGAGTGGTATTTACTACCCGAAGAAGAGCGCCGCGCGATGCTCATTGAGCACGGCAAGGCCGGTCACAAATACGGCGGCATCGTCTCCAACACTGTGGCATCCTTCGCCCTCGGCGACTACGAGTGGCTCCTAGCACTGGAGTCAGATGAGCTGCACGAGATAGTCGACATGATGCGAGAGCTGCGCTACACCAAGGCTCGCCTGCACGTGCGGGTGGAAGTTCCATTTTTCACAGGAAAGCAAATTGAACTAACCCAGATTGGAGAGATCTACGCATGA
- a CDS encoding ferrochelatase encodes MSYDAILLTSFGGPEGPDEVMPYLERVTAGRGVPYERLVEVSHHYLALGGVSPINDQNRALLAKMRERFPELGIDLPIYWGNRNSEPYFADVVKQMYQDGHRKVLAWVTSAYSSYSGCRQYRENLHKALTDNDLLGKMTIDKVRHYFDHPGFLEPVIEDLAQKINEMVQGGVASERIKVMFATHSIPNAMGETSGPPARREEWAKPGGAYEAQHLAASGIVMDAVAKRIDAEIPQWELVYQSRSGSPEIPWLEPDVNDAIVSAKAAGQEGVIVVPIGFVSDHVEVIWDLDNEAKETAQEQGLAFSRAATSGVHHAFVDGIGELLLERIRGEDKKALSKLGPWADFCAVGCCPNLRKELPAVASAEV; translated from the coding sequence ATGAGTTACGACGCCATCCTTCTCACCTCATTTGGAGGCCCTGAGGGGCCCGATGAGGTTATGCCCTATCTCGAGCGAGTCACCGCAGGTCGCGGGGTGCCTTACGAGCGCTTGGTTGAGGTTTCTCACCACTACTTGGCTTTGGGCGGGGTGAGCCCGATCAATGATCAAAACCGAGCGCTGCTGGCAAAGATGCGCGAGCGCTTTCCCGAGCTTGGTATCGATCTGCCGATCTACTGGGGAAACAGAAACTCCGAACCTTACTTTGCCGATGTGGTGAAGCAGATGTATCAGGACGGTCACCGCAAAGTTTTGGCGTGGGTCACAAGCGCCTATTCCTCCTACTCAGGCTGCCGCCAGTATCGAGAGAACCTCCACAAGGCATTGACCGACAACGACCTGCTGGGCAAGATGACCATCGACAAGGTGCGCCACTACTTTGATCATCCGGGCTTTCTGGAGCCCGTTATCGAAGATCTGGCCCAGAAGATTAATGAAATGGTTCAAGGTGGCGTAGCCAGCGAGAGGATCAAGGTGATGTTCGCTACTCACTCAATCCCCAATGCCATGGGAGAAACCTCCGGTCCCCCGGCTCGCCGCGAGGAGTGGGCGAAGCCGGGCGGTGCCTACGAAGCTCAACATCTGGCAGCCTCTGGCATCGTAATGGATGCGGTTGCAAAGCGAATCGATGCTGAAATCCCGCAGTGGGAATTGGTCTATCAGTCCCGATCCGGCTCCCCCGAGATTCCTTGGCTCGAGCCCGATGTGAATGATGCCATCGTCTCAGCCAAAGCGGCAGGTCAAGAAGGGGTAATCGTGGTGCCTATCGGCTTTGTTTCAGACCACGTTGAAGTCATCTGGGATCTCGACAATGAGGCCAAGGAGACTGCCCAGGAGCAGGGCCTGGCCTTTAGTCGCGCTGCCACCTCAGGCGTGCACCACGCCTTTGTGGATGGCATCGGCGAACTGTTGCTGGAACGCATCAGGGGAGAAGATAAAAAGGCATTGAGCAAGCTGGGCCCCTGGGCCGACTTCTGTGCGGTGGGCTGCTGTCCAAACCTCAGAAAAGAACTCCCCGCGGTAGCCTCGGCCGAGGTCTAA
- a CDS encoding MMPL family transporter — translation MARLLYKLGLFSARKAWLVVISWLILLGTAVGLMVNFAGKLSSSMSIEGIESQLVIDRLQESFPEASRGQGQIVFHKPAAEFTDAEKELISEELLKLEAIDGVAEVIDPFATAEELAKQRADVAEGDQKLADARSELAEAEKELADGKGELLDGEDEIASGLAKIESGQAKIDKNKAELAAQKKDLEGKLAQVEAGIAQLTQAGAPQEQIAPLVANQQQILGGLAQIAAGEKQLEAAQAELDAGERELIIAETGLEAGKDELAAAETKIADGYKELAEADAELAIAKRLLAVTENFGTISENGLTAIATVQFDLPVNQLEPATTDAVVEAMTELRSNAMQVEFSQALTTDFGELLGPGEIVGLVSAAIVLFVMLGSMIAAGLPVLSAILGVGISASITMALSGAIEMTSTTPILGVMLGLAVGIDYSLFLLNRHRKQLKTGMDLRESIALSTGTSGNAVLFAGLTVIIALAALNLTGIGFLGLMGTMGAVAIALAVTIAITFTPALMSLIGMRVLNKKERAALESAESRHDAEQPKNALVPVLATKHPWLATLAVGVLLVVAALPASQMRLGLPDGSSEPIDSTTYKSFQLVSESFGEGANGSITAVVTMPEAIAEEDELELQADIAEKFFALDNVSAVLPAAISEDQKTLLFQIIPSQGPATEETEDLVHDVRDLTAPIDSEFGGLLGVTGMTATNIDISEKLAGALPLYLGTVLALSLLLLILVFRSILVPLLATAGFLLTVFATFGAVVAVYQWGWLGFLFDIHDPGPILNFLPTILIGILFGLAMDYQLFLASGIREAYVHGKSPKDAINYGIHLSRAVVIAAALIMVTVFGGFAFNHLTLVRPIGFGLAIGVLIDAFLVRLILVPAIMSLLGKSAWWIPKWLDRLLPDVDVEGSSLERKAG, via the coding sequence TTGGCAAGACTGCTCTACAAACTCGGCCTATTCTCAGCGCGCAAGGCTTGGCTGGTGGTCATATCCTGGCTCATCCTGCTAGGCACCGCCGTGGGATTGATGGTCAACTTCGCCGGCAAGCTCTCCTCCTCGATGTCGATTGAGGGAATTGAGTCCCAGCTTGTAATTGACCGCCTGCAAGAGAGTTTCCCTGAGGCCTCCAGGGGTCAGGGTCAAATTGTTTTTCACAAGCCTGCAGCTGAATTTACTGATGCGGAGAAAGAGCTCATCTCCGAAGAGTTACTAAAGCTAGAGGCCATTGATGGTGTAGCCGAGGTCATCGACCCATTCGCCACCGCCGAGGAATTAGCTAAGCAGCGTGCTGATGTTGCCGAGGGTGACCAGAAGCTTGCAGATGCCAGATCCGAGCTGGCCGAGGCTGAGAAAGAGCTGGCCGATGGCAAGGGGGAGCTACTTGATGGCGAGGATGAGATTGCCTCCGGTCTAGCCAAGATTGAGTCGGGCCAAGCCAAGATTGACAAAAACAAGGCCGAGCTAGCAGCTCAAAAAAAGGATCTCGAGGGCAAGCTAGCTCAGGTTGAAGCGGGTATTGCTCAGCTCACTCAGGCTGGAGCTCCGCAGGAGCAGATTGCCCCGCTGGTCGCAAACCAACAGCAAATCCTGGGAGGCCTGGCACAGATTGCGGCGGGTGAAAAGCAGCTTGAGGCTGCGCAAGCTGAGCTCGATGCCGGAGAGCGAGAGCTGATTATCGCCGAGACCGGACTTGAGGCTGGAAAAGACGAGCTAGCCGCTGCTGAAACCAAGATTGCAGATGGCTACAAAGAGCTAGCCGAAGCTGATGCGGAGCTAGCAATCGCGAAGCGACTTTTGGCAGTCACAGAGAACTTTGGAACCATTTCTGAAAATGGCTTGACGGCGATTGCGACCGTGCAGTTTGATCTGCCGGTAAACCAACTCGAGCCGGCCACAACCGATGCCGTAGTCGAAGCTATGACGGAATTGCGATCAAATGCGATGCAGGTGGAGTTCTCCCAAGCACTCACCACCGACTTCGGTGAACTGCTGGGACCAGGTGAGATTGTCGGCTTGGTAAGCGCAGCGATCGTATTGTTTGTGATGCTGGGTTCGATGATTGCAGCTGGATTACCAGTCCTTTCTGCAATCTTGGGTGTTGGCATCTCAGCGAGCATCACGATGGCGCTCTCGGGGGCTATTGAGATGACCTCGACCACTCCGATTCTTGGTGTGATGTTGGGCCTGGCGGTCGGTATCGACTACAGCCTGTTCCTGCTGAACCGGCACCGCAAGCAACTCAAAACCGGCATGGATCTTCGCGAGTCGATTGCCCTCTCCACCGGGACCAGCGGTAATGCCGTGTTGTTTGCTGGTCTGACTGTAATCATCGCGCTTGCAGCCTTGAACCTGACTGGCATTGGCTTCCTGGGTCTGATGGGAACCATGGGTGCAGTGGCAATCGCTCTTGCAGTAACTATCGCAATCACCTTCACACCTGCTCTGATGTCTCTTATCGGCATGCGCGTATTGAACAAGAAGGAGCGCGCGGCACTGGAATCGGCCGAGTCTCGTCATGATGCCGAGCAGCCGAAGAATGCTTTGGTTCCGGTTTTGGCAACCAAGCACCCATGGCTTGCAACATTGGCAGTCGGTGTTCTCTTGGTAGTGGCAGCCTTGCCTGCATCTCAGATGCGACTCGGCCTCCCGGATGGCTCCTCAGAACCAATCGACTCCACCACCTACAAGTCATTCCAATTGGTGAGTGAGAGCTTTGGCGAGGGAGCAAACGGTTCGATCACTGCTGTGGTCACAATGCCTGAAGCTATTGCCGAAGAGGATGAGTTGGAACTTCAGGCTGACATCGCAGAGAAGTTCTTTGCTCTGGATAATGTCTCAGCGGTGCTGCCAGCAGCAATCTCGGAAGATCAAAAGACCCTGCTGTTCCAGATCATCCCAAGCCAGGGTCCAGCCACTGAAGAGACCGAGGATTTGGTCCACGATGTTCGTGACCTCACGGCGCCAATCGATTCCGAGTTTGGAGGGCTACTAGGTGTCACCGGTATGACCGCCACCAACATCGACATCTCAGAGAAGCTGGCTGGCGCACTACCGCTCTACCTCGGAACCGTGTTAGCTCTATCGCTACTTCTATTAATCTTGGTTTTCCGCTCGATCCTGGTTCCCCTTCTGGCCACCGCAGGATTCTTGCTGACCGTGTTTGCCACCTTTGGTGCTGTGGTTGCGGTTTACCAGTGGGGCTGGCTCGGCTTCCTGTTCGACATTCACGACCCGGGTCCAATCCTGAATTTCTTGCCGACAATCTTGATTGGAATCCTGTTCGGTCTTGCCATGGACTACCAGCTGTTCTTGGCGTCTGGAATTCGTGAGGCTTACGTCCACGGCAAGAGTCCAAAGGATGCCATCAATTACGGTATTCACCTCTCCAGGGCCGTGGTTATCGCCGCTGCGCTGATCATGGTCACGGTGTTTGGCGGCTTTGCCTTCAACCACCTAACTCTGGTTCGACCAATTGGATTCGGTTTGGCCATCGGTGTTCTAATCGATGCCTTCTTGGTGAGGTTGATCTTGGTTCCGGCGATCATGTCACTGCTAGGCAAGAGTGCCTGGTGGATCCCAAAGTGGCTCGATCGTCTGCTGCCTGATGTAGATGTTGAGGGAAGCTCGCTAGAACGCAAGGCCGGTTAG
- a CDS encoding ribbon-helix-helix domain-containing protein, with protein MRAKTVGFAIAEEDRELLDQLVQEFGAGNRSEFLRVAMRRMKHDLLAQRFRDLQQEAHDLVSGRVLSEDEVVDLVRRISRSA; from the coding sequence GTGAGAGCAAAGACGGTCGGTTTTGCAATAGCCGAGGAGGACCGAGAGCTGTTAGACCAGCTAGTTCAAGAGTTTGGCGCGGGCAATAGATCTGAGTTTCTGAGGGTGGCCATGCGCCGCATGAAACATGACCTCTTGGCCCAACGGTTTAGGGATCTTCAGCAAGAGGCTCATGACCTGGTGTCCGGGCGCGTACTTTCCGAAGACGAAGTTGTTGACCTAGTTCGTCGCATCAGCCGGTCTGCTTGA
- a CDS encoding PIN domain-containing protein — translation MFDVNVWIHAITGPASTYPYLDSVPPRTANPSADCLSLALDGEKFQVFSSPHILRNVARVLEELGYQDAFISRYLEGISDATHFSGGSIVEPARTVAKSTDFEDNLILDLVVAVKAELLVTLDGSLRQLSPVKGAVIIDPDSFVRWVLR, via the coding sequence GTGTTTGACGTTAATGTTTGGATACACGCAATCACCGGACCTGCATCAACCTACCCGTATCTAGACTCTGTCCCTCCTCGAACCGCAAACCCATCAGCGGACTGTCTATCTCTAGCTTTAGATGGGGAGAAATTTCAAGTTTTCTCGTCCCCGCACATTTTGAGAAACGTAGCAAGAGTCCTTGAAGAATTGGGTTACCAAGATGCATTTATATCCCGTTACCTCGAGGGGATTTCTGATGCCACCCACTTCTCTGGAGGGTCAATAGTCGAGCCAGCGAGGACGGTTGCGAAGTCAACCGACTTTGAAGATAACTTGATTCTCGACCTAGTCGTTGCCGTCAAAGCTGAGCTACTCGTCACCCTAGACGGGTCTTTGAGGCAGCTGAGTCCGGTGAAGGGTGCTGTCATCATTGACCCAGACAGCTTTGTGCGCTGGGTCCTCAGATAA
- a CDS encoding lysophospholipase, translating into MALAKAKSWDTSTAAAGFLWDSPNPKANLMLQHGLGEYSERYVWQYNQLIPKLVARGFNVYAIDLPGHGESAGVRGLVDLNEALMLHLSAREAIDPRLPLVLMGHSLGGLVTAASVVSNPSGIAAAVISSSAMQQPSKRWERLLSKLVTSINPEGDMPLPRPGEECLTRDLELLKLIAADDKMYHGKARNLVAKTVLEISDMVWDRIDQWNVPTLVIHGDKDLSTNHQNSIRLYNKIPAVDKTLRIYEGGYHELLNDLDKALVERELFEWLQSRI; encoded by the coding sequence ATGGCACTCGCAAAAGCAAAATCCTGGGACACCTCAACAGCAGCCGCTGGCTTTCTCTGGGATTCTCCAAACCCCAAAGCCAACCTCATGTTGCAGCACGGATTGGGTGAGTACTCAGAGCGTTATGTCTGGCAATACAACCAGCTGATTCCGAAGCTGGTGGCTCGGGGATTCAACGTTTACGCCATTGATCTGCCCGGTCACGGTGAGAGTGCTGGGGTCCGAGGACTGGTAGATCTAAACGAGGCATTGATGCTTCACCTCAGTGCTCGTGAGGCCATCGATCCTAGATTGCCACTTGTGTTGATGGGCCACTCACTCGGCGGTCTCGTAACCGCAGCTTCGGTGGTTTCTAACCCAAGCGGAATTGCAGCGGCGGTGATTTCATCGAGTGCGATGCAACAGCCTTCGAAGCGCTGGGAGCGACTTCTCTCCAAGTTGGTTACCTCTATCAACCCAGAGGGTGACATGCCGCTACCGAGGCCGGGTGAAGAGTGTCTCACCCGTGACCTAGAGCTTCTCAAGCTGATTGCTGCTGACGACAAAATGTATCACGGAAAGGCCAGAAACCTGGTTGCCAAGACGGTACTAGAGATTTCAGATATGGTGTGGGATCGAATTGATCAGTGGAATGTGCCAACCCTGGTCATTCACGGAGACAAAGATCTATCGACAAACCATCAAAACTCGATCCGTCTTTATAACAAAATCCCGGCTGTGGACAAGACGCTCCGCATCTACGAGGGCGGATACCACGAGCTGCTCAACGACTTAGACAAGGCATTGGTTGAGCGTGAATTGTTTGAGTGGTTGCAATCCAGGATCTAG